The Candidatus Aegiribacteria sp. genome window below encodes:
- a CDS encoding PadR family transcriptional regulator: MTRLSRSGNKAVTNAEVVDRKYRKELSAGMTSLALLSILNNADEPMYGYQIAKSMEEDEKQTVPLIKHGALYPVLRSLEGNGLLASRVEPSVSGPPRRYYRITNEGREALRRWVGIWKRTGRLIDRILGGVPND, from the coding sequence ATGACTAGATTATCCCGATCCGGGAATAAGGCGGTAACAAACGCCGAAGTTGTAGATAGAAAATACAGGAAGGAACTCAGCGCAGGTATGACTTCACTGGCTCTTCTGAGTATTCTGAATAATGCGGATGAGCCAATGTATGGATACCAGATAGCAAAATCGATGGAAGAGGACGAGAAGCAGACAGTTCCACTTATAAAGCACGGAGCCCTTTATCCTGTTCTGAGATCTTTAGAGGGTAACGGTCTTCTTGCAAGCAGGGTGGAGCCATCCGTCTCAGGACCGCCGCGGCGCTATTATAGAATTACAAATGAAGGCCGGGAAGCACTCAGGCGATGGGTGGGAATCTGGAAGAGAACCGGCAGGTTGATTGACAGGATACTGGGAGGTGTCCCCAATGATTAA